Proteins from a genomic interval of Desulfofustis limnaeus:
- a CDS encoding NAD-dependent epimerase/dehydratase family protein has protein sequence MTEYTPPHRSQKIGVVFGGSGLVGGTIVNFYKQRHPGLAEILAPSSKKVSLANCCDIRDYLMRVRPDFVINAAITTINAGSQLTFEINYVGAINIARAAAALHIPYIFFSSSATLPMGENLVEEDRLPLTANLSNYAKSKLMAEQTLAYMHRHEGLDYSCLRLAIVYGRHDHKIQGFHRMLFSIADQSMPFLFTTRGIAHSYSNVRKIPWLIQHMLENRHEFSGKTLHFVDPRPVELAHLILFIRDRLGLSRPKKIFVPYTMARSGKNCAGTILRLLTRLGMKATLPPELMFLGALYRPQILSRARLASSSFVDPFPEETVYSRMPVLLSYYLDRWSQQNLITSFADQATFNDLIKHDFTHNPQALLDSIHGDATAPFADLAAPVDLSQRKPGT, from the coding sequence ATGACTGAATACACACCTCCCCACCGATCTCAGAAAATTGGCGTGGTTTTCGGCGGCTCCGGCCTGGTCGGCGGGACCATCGTCAATTTCTACAAACAGCGCCATCCAGGCCTGGCAGAGATCCTCGCACCCAGCTCAAAAAAGGTCTCCCTGGCGAATTGTTGCGATATTCGGGATTACCTGATGCGAGTCCGGCCCGATTTTGTCATCAACGCCGCCATTACCACGATCAATGCCGGCAGCCAGCTGACCTTCGAGATCAACTACGTCGGTGCAATCAATATTGCTCGAGCTGCGGCAGCATTGCACATTCCCTATATCTTCTTCAGTTCTTCGGCAACGCTGCCCATGGGTGAAAACCTGGTCGAAGAAGACCGGTTGCCACTGACCGCGAATCTGAGCAACTACGCCAAATCGAAACTGATGGCCGAACAGACCCTGGCCTATATGCACAGGCACGAAGGGCTCGACTACAGCTGCCTGCGCCTGGCCATTGTCTATGGCAGACACGATCACAAGATCCAGGGCTTCCATCGCATGCTGTTTTCCATCGCCGACCAATCCATGCCCTTCCTCTTCACCACTAGGGGAATCGCCCATTCATACTCCAACGTGCGGAAGATCCCGTGGCTGATCCAGCACATGTTAGAGAACCGCCACGAGTTCAGCGGCAAGACTCTGCATTTCGTCGACCCGCGGCCGGTGGAACTGGCGCATCTTATTCTGTTCATCAGAGACCGGCTCGGCCTGTCCCGCCCGAAAAAAATCTTCGTCCCCTATACCATGGCCCGCAGCGGCAAGAACTGTGCCGGCACCATCCTGCGCCTGCTCACCCGGCTGGGCATGAAAGCGACGCTGCCACCGGAATTGATGTTTCTCGGCGCTCTTTATCGCCCGCAGATCCTGTCGCGTGCCCGCCTCGCCTCTTCGAGTTTCGTCGATCCTTTCCCGGAGGAGACCGTCTATTCCCGAATGCCGGTGTTGCTCTCCTATTACCTGGACCGCTGGAGTCAGCAGAACCTGATCACCTCCTTTGCCGACCAGGCCACTTTCAACGACCTGATCAAACATGATTTCACCCACAACCCCCAGGCGTTGCTCGACTCCATTCATGGGGACGCCACCGCCCCCTTCGCCGATCTGGCTGCGCCTGTCGACCTGTCGCAGAGAAAGCCGGGCACCTGA
- the amaB gene encoding L-piperidine-6-carboxylate dehydrogenase: MPILETLSLKKKNPGASTGTRWNTTRDNGEYHVVSPVDGTTLASVYLAAEDDYRRCKEAALEAFAHWRLTPPPKRGEIVRQIGDALRARKEPLGTLVSWEMGKSLQEGLGEVQEMIDICDFAVGLSRQLYGRTMASERPDHRLFEQYHPLGVTGIITAFNFPVAVWSWNAMIATVCGNSCIWKPSSKTPLTALAIQQVLAEIMHANRLPEGLFNLLIGPGDSIGELLLHDRDVPLVSITGSTEMGRRAAAIVAGRLGRTILELGGNNAIIVTPQANLRLAVPAIVFAAVGTAGQRCTTARRLILHEQIYDTVKEALLTAYRSLRIGSPLDETNHMGPLIDRAAVGAYQEVLRELEQQGGTVVCGGRVLTGPGYESGCYVEPVLAEANNAMAVVRRETFAPILYLIRYEGSVEAAIAQQNDVDQGLSSAIFTDNLQEAERFLAAVGSDCGIANVNIGTSGAEIGGAFGGEKDTGGGRESGSDAWKSYMRRQTNTVNYGSSLPLAQGIVFNL, translated from the coding sequence ATGCCGATCCTTGAAACCTTGAGCCTCAAAAAGAAAAACCCGGGGGCATCCACCGGAACCAGATGGAACACCACCCGGGACAACGGTGAATACCACGTGGTCTCACCCGTGGACGGCACCACTCTAGCCTCGGTCTACCTGGCCGCCGAAGACGATTACCGCCGCTGCAAGGAAGCGGCGCTTGAGGCTTTTGCCCATTGGCGCCTGACACCACCGCCGAAGCGCGGCGAAATCGTCCGCCAGATCGGCGATGCTCTGCGGGCTCGCAAGGAGCCGCTGGGCACCCTGGTGTCCTGGGAGATGGGCAAGTCGTTGCAGGAGGGGCTCGGCGAGGTTCAGGAAATGATCGACATCTGCGATTTTGCCGTGGGCCTCTCCCGTCAGCTCTACGGCCGGACCATGGCCTCGGAACGTCCCGACCATCGGCTTTTCGAACAATACCACCCGCTCGGGGTAACCGGCATCATCACCGCGTTCAACTTTCCGGTCGCGGTCTGGTCCTGGAACGCTATGATCGCAACCGTCTGCGGTAACAGCTGTATCTGGAAACCGTCCTCGAAGACGCCGTTGACGGCCCTGGCGATCCAGCAGGTACTGGCCGAGATCATGCATGCCAACCGGTTGCCGGAAGGGCTCTTCAATCTCCTCATCGGGCCCGGCGACAGCATCGGTGAGCTGCTGCTGCACGACCGGGACGTGCCGCTGGTGTCGATCACCGGCTCTACCGAGATGGGCCGGCGCGCCGCCGCCATCGTGGCCGGCAGGCTCGGCCGGACGATTTTGGAGTTGGGCGGTAATAACGCCATCATCGTCACTCCCCAGGCCAACCTGAGGCTGGCGGTGCCGGCCATCGTTTTCGCTGCCGTCGGCACCGCCGGGCAGCGCTGCACCACCGCCCGGCGACTGATTCTGCACGAACAGATCTATGACACCGTCAAGGAGGCCTTGCTGACCGCTTACCGCTCCCTGCGCATCGGATCGCCGCTCGACGAAACCAACCACATGGGCCCGCTCATCGATCGAGCGGCGGTCGGCGCCTACCAGGAGGTCTTGCGCGAGTTGGAGCAACAGGGGGGGACGGTAGTGTGCGGCGGTCGGGTCCTGACCGGACCGGGCTACGAGTCAGGCTGCTATGTCGAGCCGGTGCTGGCGGAGGCGAACAATGCCATGGCGGTGGTCCGCCGCGAGACCTTTGCCCCGATCCTCTATCTGATCCGCTACGAAGGATCGGTGGAAGCCGCCATAGCCCAGCAAAACGACGTGGATCAGGGACTCTCTTCAGCGATCTTTACCGACAATCTGCAAGAGGCCGAACGGTTCCTCGCTGCCGTCGGTTCCGATTGCGGCATCGCCAACGTCAACATCGGCACCTCCGGGGCTGAAATCGGCGGCGCCTTCGGTGGCGAAAAGGATACCGGCGGCGGACGTGAATCGGGCTCCGACGCATGGAAATCCTATATGCGGCGCCAGACCAACACCGTCAATTACGGATCGTCTCTGCCGCTTGCCCAGGGTATTGTTTTCAACCTGTAA
- a CDS encoding acyl-CoA dehydrogenase family protein: protein MQNTTELTDFMGFQELLEEEERLVRQTARAFVNEQVLPIIDQHAQDETFPRHLVPLMGHYGFFGPTLPEQYGCAALSSVAYGLLMYELERGDSALRSMASVQGSLVMYPIFAYGSEEQRRRWLPQMAAGDAIGCFGLTEPDFGSNPAGMRTRAVREGKTWRINGSKMWITNGSIADVALVWATTDEGVRGFLVERGTPGFSAPQMKGKWSLRASVTSELVLDNVVVDAERSLLPGVVGLKGPLSCLTQARYGIAWGVLGAADNCYQTALAYGLQRVQFDRPIVGFQLQQQKLVEMVTELTKAQLLVLHLGRNKDRGKATPQQVSMAKMNNVRIALEVCRTARTMLGANGIMGEYPIMRHAANLESVYTYEGTHDIHTLIIGEQLTGLAAYR, encoded by the coding sequence ATGCAGAATACGACCGAGTTGACCGATTTCATGGGTTTTCAGGAGCTTCTTGAAGAAGAGGAGCGGCTGGTTCGACAGACGGCTCGAGCCTTTGTCAACGAACAGGTGCTGCCGATCATCGACCAGCATGCGCAGGATGAGACCTTCCCCCGGCATCTGGTGCCGCTGATGGGGCACTACGGGTTTTTCGGTCCGACCCTGCCCGAACAATACGGCTGTGCCGCCTTGTCTTCGGTCGCTTACGGCCTCTTGATGTACGAGTTGGAACGAGGCGATTCAGCCTTACGCAGCATGGCCTCGGTGCAGGGCTCCCTGGTCATGTATCCGATCTTTGCTTACGGCAGTGAGGAGCAGCGGCGGCGGTGGTTGCCGCAGATGGCTGCCGGCGACGCAATCGGCTGCTTCGGCCTGACCGAACCGGATTTTGGTTCCAATCCCGCCGGCATGCGGACCAGAGCGGTCCGTGAGGGCAAGACCTGGCGGATCAACGGCAGTAAAATGTGGATCACCAACGGCTCAATCGCCGATGTGGCCCTGGTCTGGGCGACCACCGATGAGGGGGTGCGAGGCTTTCTGGTGGAGCGGGGCACCCCGGGGTTCAGCGCCCCCCAGATGAAAGGGAAGTGGAGCCTTCGCGCCTCGGTTACCTCGGAACTGGTGCTCGACAACGTGGTGGTCGATGCGGAACGGAGCCTGTTGCCCGGTGTGGTCGGTCTGAAAGGGCCGCTCAGCTGTCTTACCCAGGCCCGGTACGGTATCGCTTGGGGGGTACTGGGTGCAGCCGATAATTGTTATCAGACGGCGCTTGCCTATGGTTTGCAGCGGGTCCAGTTCGACCGGCCCATCGTCGGGTTTCAGCTGCAGCAGCAGAAGTTGGTGGAGATGGTGACCGAATTGACCAAGGCGCAATTGCTCGTGCTGCACCTGGGACGGAATAAGGATCGCGGCAAGGCGACACCGCAGCAGGTGTCCATGGCCAAGATGAACAATGTCCGGATCGCTCTGGAAGTGTGCCGCACCGCCCGGACCATGCTCGGGGCCAACGGTATCATGGGCGAATACCCGATCATGCGCCATGCCGCCAATCTGGAATCGGTCTACACCTACGAGGGGACGCACGACATCCACACGCTGATCATCGGCGAGCAGCTGACCGGCTTGGCTGCCTATCGGTGA